Within the Candidatus Nitrospira nitrificans genome, the region TGATGCCGCTGCTCCTTGCGAGCGGACCAGGTTCTGAGATCCAGCGACCACTGGCGACCGTCGTCATCGGCGGATTAATCTCATCGACGGCATTGACGTTGATCGTGCTGCCTGTTTTGTATCGATGGATTGAACAGCGGGCAGAGCAACGAATCAGTGACCCTCAGCCGGACATGCGGCCTGCCACCGTTCGCGGCGCATCGTGAAGGAGGAATCTATGTCCCTCGCTGGCTCGTTCGGGCTTTTTGTTCTGGCCGGCTTGTGTGAAATCGGCGGCGGATACTTGGTGTGGCTGGCGATTAGAGAGGGCCGGCACTGGAGCTACGGCGCAGCGGGCGCTGTCATCCTGATTCTTTACGGCATTATTCCGACTCTACAGCCTGCTCACTTTGGACGGGTCTATGCGGCGTACGGCGGCATGTTTATTTTACTGTCCTTACTGTGGGGGTGGGGCATTGACGGAACCACCGTGGATCGTTACGACGCATTGGGAGCCGTTCTCTGCCTGCTCGGCGTGAGCATCATGATGTATGCGCCCAGGTCATGACTGCGTGCAAGGGATGTCATCCGAGATGCCCAGGGTGTCTTATCAAGATTATGAATGCATGGGCTTGTCCTGCGTGATAGGCTGGCCGACGGCATTGGTATGAACGCATCATCCATTCTCATAGGAGATCCGCATCGGTGAAACGGAGCAGACTTCTGACGCGCCTCGTCATCTGGGGAGTTCTGGGCAGTCTGACGTTTCCTGTTTCAGGATCGGCCGGCACTCAGCAGATATCCGCCGTAAACAGTTCCGATTTGCAAAGCCAGGTGAAAGGGACCGCGAATAAAGTCATCCCAGCGGTGGTGAGTATCGCCTCGACGGTCATGGTGCGCGATCAGGCGTTCAGCGACGAGGCATTGCCGTTTGGTCTGTTTAAAGAGCCGCCGACTCGCCGGCAATATGGCCAGGGGTCCGGCGTGATCGTCACACCGGACGGCTACATCATCACGAATAATCATGTGGTCGCCGATGCCGTCGATGTGGAAGTCATCTTGGCCGATCGCCGCCAATACAAAGGCAAGGTCGTCGCGACGGATCCAAAAACCGACGTCGCGGTGGTGAAGATTCACGCGTCGAATCTGCCGACGGCCGTGTGGGGAGATTCGAGCCATCTGGCCGTCGGCGACTTCGTGCTTGCCATCGGGAACCCGCTGGGCTTGAGCCGCACCGTCACATTCGGCATCGTGAGCGCGGTCGGTCGCGCAGACGTCGGCGTAGCGGACTTCGAAGACTTCATCCAGACCGATGCCCCGATCAATCCCGGGAATTCCGGCGGCGCGCTCGTGAACATCCAGGGCGAGCTGATCGGGATCAATACGGCCATTGCCAGTCCCACCG harbors:
- a CDS encoding YnfA family protein produces the protein MSLAGSFGLFVLAGLCEIGGGYLVWLAIREGRHWSYGAAGAVILILYGIIPTLQPAHFGRVYAAYGGMFILLSLLWGWGIDGTTVDRYDALGAVLCLLGVSIMMYAPRS